TTAAACTTTATGGCGGGTTACAGCTATAACTACATGAGATATACAAGCACTATACCTGGGACTGGAATAAAAGAAGGCGAGCGCTTAGTCGGTACAACCAAACATACTGGAAATGGAACTGTATTCTATACCTTCCAGGAAGGAAAAGTAAAAGGGTTAAAATTAGGAGCTTCTGCTTTCTACACAGGAAATCGGAACGCCGGTTGGAATAATGCCAAAACTCCTGCACCAGGTGTACCGGCAGATAGAATAATTCCTTTAGATGGCTTTACAACATTCGATTTCTCTGCTGGATATACATTCAAAAAGATAAGTATCCTTGCAAAAATATCCAATATTACCAATGAGTTTAATTATTACGTTCACGAAAACTACAGCGTAAATCCAATTGCACCACGTCAATTTATCACTACTTTGGGATATAAATTTTAAAAACTTCATATAGCAAGTCCTGCTAAAAAGCAAAAGCAGTAAAGCCGGTAAAGTCAATTATTTGATTTTTGCCGGCTTTTTATTGTTAGTAAAAGTAATAAGAAAAAGTATCAGGTATTTAGTATCAAGATGTCCGAAGTCAGGCGACCAAAGAGTGAGGCTTGGTTAAACCTAAAGTGAGCCATAAAGTAAAAAAAACTTAGCGACCTTTGTGAAAACCATAGTGCTCTTTGCGGTTAAAAATGAAGGTCTGTACCAGGCTTACTAATCTCAACCTCTGTTTATCCTATTTAACATTAAAAATTAAGCATTCAACATTAACTGCGTATCTTGTATTATAAATCCTCTTTTTATCAGATTGTACATGAAGATTACATATACTGAAATTTATAGGTTAAGTATCAAGATGGATCCCTTTGCCATTGCTACGGGTACGATGGACTATGCGCAAAATGTTTATATCCGTTTGTATACGGATATTGGGATTTACGGAGTTGGCGAATGTTCGGCCTTTCCGTTTATTGTAGGAGAAACTCAGGACACCTGCATAGCTGTTGCTAAAGATTTTGCTAGGTTATGGAAAGGGAAAGATGCTTCAGATATAGAGTCTCGACTGGGGGAGCTAAATAGCATGATTGCAGGTAATACAACCATAAAAAGTGCTTTTGATATGGCCCTTTACGATTTAAATGCAAAATCGGCAAATATGCCTTTGTATAAATACTTAGGAGGTGATAAAAAGCAGATAGAAACGGATATAACCATCGGTATTGGTACAGTAGAGGAAATGGTAGAAAAAGCATTAAAGTTTCAAAAAAATGGCGCTAAATGCTTAAAAATAAAATTAGGAAAGGACGCAGAGGAAGATGTAAAACGTGTAGAGAAAATAAGGGAAGCCTTAGGAGGAGATATCACCATCCGACTGGATGCCAATCAGGGCTGGGGTTTTGAAGACGCCGTGTTTGCACTGAAGAGAATGGAAGCATACGATATTCAATTTTGCGAACAACCAATGCGCTCCTGGAATGATGATTTATTGCCAGAACTAAAGAAGCAAACCCAGATAAAAATTATGGTAGATGAAAGCTGTTATAATCATCACGATACCAGAAGGCTAATCGCTGCACAAG
This genomic interval from Pseudopedobacter saltans DSM 12145 contains the following:
- a CDS encoding mandelate racemase/muconate lactonizing enzyme family protein; amino-acid sequence: MKITYTEIYRLSIKMDPFAIATGTMDYAQNVYIRLYTDIGIYGVGECSAFPFIVGETQDTCIAVAKDFARLWKGKDASDIESRLGELNSMIAGNTTIKSAFDMALYDLNAKSANMPLYKYLGGDKKQIETDITIGIGTVEEMVEKALKFQKNGAKCLKIKLGKDAEEDVKRVEKIREALGGDITIRLDANQGWGFEDAVFALKRMEAYDIQFCEQPMRSWNDDLLPELKKQTQIKIMVDESCYNHHDTRRLIAAQACDCINIKLVKSGGIAEAIRIHDIAVRADIPCMIGGMLETRLALSANLHFAYAFPNIKYYDLDTCLIGHLEDPVKGGARYNGYILDIDDSHGIGADIDETYLKNCEMISI